Proteins from a single region of Ziziphus jujuba cultivar Dongzao chromosome 1, ASM3175591v1:
- the LOC107428388 gene encoding uncharacterized protein LOC107428388 isoform X1, producing the protein MWQMCPKCDNQSHGDCRKVESITEDKGIADFSCSLDFRSSFQLSTVSTMSEGSLHNLVYKRRNSRGNSAAILSEQVPDITRRSGDCFSVISSDAPLVATEDQNLGPQFEHKIQVIQPPVLSPLLCNSMPHISNSEFVSGYSVGEAVVDEAPKSSVQRILEVDSAYDSCSSSKSNIEHVLSSMKTEMDETGECSSSSATVKEDMQEDLSEKDFCISILRSHGLIGGVWESRTCASAENIETGNGDLCFRSCKICGRSEATTNLLICDHCEESFHMSCCNPRIKKIPTDEWFCHSCLKKRYKNLKKTVKGKAPHIASVMSGAKNLSSKGESNAITLMLRDTEPYTTGVRIGKGFQAEVPDWSGPINSNVDYIGEPLEMDPMESISLHDQNSNSPSKHSPISNWLQCREVLDGIGDGVNGTICGKWRRAPLFETQTDKWECFCSILWDPSHADCAVPQELETDQVLKQLKYIEMLRPRLTASRKK; encoded by the exons ATGTGGCAGATGTGTCCAAAATGCGACAATCAATCTCATGGTGACTGCAGAAAAGTTGAATCAATTACAGAGGATAAAGGCATTGCAGATTTTTCATGCTCTTTGGATTTTCGAAGTTCTTTTCAGCTATCAACTGTGAGTACAATGTCGGAAGGCTCTCTACATAATCTTGTGTATAAGCGCAGGAATTCGCGAGGGAACTCAGCTGCCATTCTTTCGGAACAGGTCCCAGACATCACAAGGAGAAGTGGTGATTGCTTTTCTGTTATTAGTTCTGATGCCCCTTTGGTTGCAACTGAGGATCAAAATCTTGGTCCTCAGTTTGAGCATAAAATTCAAGTCATTCAACCTCCTGTGCTGTCTCCTCTTTTATGCAATAGCATGCCCCATATTTCAAATTCAGAATTTGTTTCTGGATATTCGGTTGGTGAAGCAGTTGTTGACGAAGCACCTAAAAGTAGTGTGCAAAGAATTTTAGAGGTAGACAGTGCTTATGATAGTTGCTCATCATCAAAGTCAAATATCGAACATGTTTTATCTTCCATGAAGACTGAAATGGATGAAACTGGTGAGTGCTCCTCTTCTAGTGCTACCGTTAAGGAGGACATGCAAGAAGATCTGTCGGAAAAGGATTTCTGCATCTCTATTCTTAGAAGCCACGGGCTTATAGGAGGAGTTTGGGAAAGCAGGACTTGTGCTTCTGCTGAAAATATTGAAACTGGTAATGGTGACTTATGCTTCCGGTCATGCAAAATTTGTGGTCGTTCAGAAGCCACAACAAACTTGCTTATCTGTGATCATTGTGAAGAATCTTTTCACATGTCTTGCTGCAACCCCCGTATAAAGAAAATACCTACGGATGAATGGTTTTGTCATTCTTGCTTAAAAAAGaggtataaaaatttaaagaagacAGTAAAGGGAAAAGCACCACATATTGCCAGTGTGATGAGCGGTGCTAAAAATCTGTCATCTAAAGGTGAATCAAATGCTATAACGTTAATGCTGAGAGACACTGAGCCGTATACAACTGGTGTGCGAATTGGTAAAGGTTTTCAAGCAGAAGTTCCTGACTGGTCAGGTCCAATAAATAG TAATGTTGACTACATTGGTGAACCTTTGGAAATGGATCCTATGGAGAGTATTAGTTTGCAT GATCAGAATTCAAACAGTCCTTCTAAGCACAGCCCTATAAGCAATTGGCTTCAATGTCGTGAGGTTTTGGATGGTATTGGAGATGGTGTAAATGGAACGATCTGTGGAAAATGGCGCAG GGCTCCTCTTTTTGAAACCCAAACTGATAAGTGGGAGTGCTTCTGCTCCATCCTCTGGGACCCATCACATGCCGATTGTGCTGTGCCTCAG GAATTGGAAACGGATCAGGTGTTAAAGCAACTGAAGTATATTGAGATG CTGAGGCCACGCCTGACTGCTAGCCGGAAAAAGTGA
- the LOC107428388 gene encoding uncharacterized protein LOC107428388 isoform X2 translates to MWQMCPKCDNQSHGDCRKVESITEDKGIADFSCSLDFRSSFQLSTVSTMSEGSLHNLVYKRRNSRGNSAAILSEQVPDITRRSGDCFSVISSDAPLVATEDQNLGPQFEHKIQVIQPPVLSPLLCNSMPHISNSEFVSGYSVGEAVVDEAPKSSVQRILEVDSAYDSCSSSKSNIEHVLSSMKTEMDETGECSSSSATVKEDMQEDLSEKDFCISILRSHGLIGGVWESRTCASAENIETGNGDLCFRSCKICGRSEATTNLLICDHCEESFHMSCCNPRIKKIPTDEWFCHSCLKKRYKNLKKTVKGKAPHIASVMSGAKNLSSKGESNAITLMLRDTEPYTTGVRIGKGFQAEVPDWSGPINSNVDYIGEPLEMDPMESISLHNSNSPSKHSPISNWLQCREVLDGIGDGVNGTICGKWRRAPLFETQTDKWECFCSILWDPSHADCAVPQELETDQVLKQLKYIEMLRPRLTASRKK, encoded by the exons ATGTGGCAGATGTGTCCAAAATGCGACAATCAATCTCATGGTGACTGCAGAAAAGTTGAATCAATTACAGAGGATAAAGGCATTGCAGATTTTTCATGCTCTTTGGATTTTCGAAGTTCTTTTCAGCTATCAACTGTGAGTACAATGTCGGAAGGCTCTCTACATAATCTTGTGTATAAGCGCAGGAATTCGCGAGGGAACTCAGCTGCCATTCTTTCGGAACAGGTCCCAGACATCACAAGGAGAAGTGGTGATTGCTTTTCTGTTATTAGTTCTGATGCCCCTTTGGTTGCAACTGAGGATCAAAATCTTGGTCCTCAGTTTGAGCATAAAATTCAAGTCATTCAACCTCCTGTGCTGTCTCCTCTTTTATGCAATAGCATGCCCCATATTTCAAATTCAGAATTTGTTTCTGGATATTCGGTTGGTGAAGCAGTTGTTGACGAAGCACCTAAAAGTAGTGTGCAAAGAATTTTAGAGGTAGACAGTGCTTATGATAGTTGCTCATCATCAAAGTCAAATATCGAACATGTTTTATCTTCCATGAAGACTGAAATGGATGAAACTGGTGAGTGCTCCTCTTCTAGTGCTACCGTTAAGGAGGACATGCAAGAAGATCTGTCGGAAAAGGATTTCTGCATCTCTATTCTTAGAAGCCACGGGCTTATAGGAGGAGTTTGGGAAAGCAGGACTTGTGCTTCTGCTGAAAATATTGAAACTGGTAATGGTGACTTATGCTTCCGGTCATGCAAAATTTGTGGTCGTTCAGAAGCCACAACAAACTTGCTTATCTGTGATCATTGTGAAGAATCTTTTCACATGTCTTGCTGCAACCCCCGTATAAAGAAAATACCTACGGATGAATGGTTTTGTCATTCTTGCTTAAAAAAGaggtataaaaatttaaagaagacAGTAAAGGGAAAAGCACCACATATTGCCAGTGTGATGAGCGGTGCTAAAAATCTGTCATCTAAAGGTGAATCAAATGCTATAACGTTAATGCTGAGAGACACTGAGCCGTATACAACTGGTGTGCGAATTGGTAAAGGTTTTCAAGCAGAAGTTCCTGACTGGTCAGGTCCAATAAATAG TAATGTTGACTACATTGGTGAACCTTTGGAAATGGATCCTATGGAGAGTATTAGTTTGCAT AATTCAAACAGTCCTTCTAAGCACAGCCCTATAAGCAATTGGCTTCAATGTCGTGAGGTTTTGGATGGTATTGGAGATGGTGTAAATGGAACGATCTGTGGAAAATGGCGCAG GGCTCCTCTTTTTGAAACCCAAACTGATAAGTGGGAGTGCTTCTGCTCCATCCTCTGGGACCCATCACATGCCGATTGTGCTGTGCCTCAG GAATTGGAAACGGATCAGGTGTTAAAGCAACTGAAGTATATTGAGATG CTGAGGCCACGCCTGACTGCTAGCCGGAAAAAGTGA
- the LOC107428388 gene encoding uncharacterized protein LOC107428388 isoform X3, whose amino-acid sequence MCPKCDNQSHGDCRKVESITEDKGIADFSCSLDFRSSFQLSTVSTMSEGSLHNLVYKRRNSRGNSAAILSEQVPDITRRSGDCFSVISSDAPLVATEDQNLGPQFEHKIQVIQPPVLSPLLCNSMPHISNSEFVSGYSVGEAVVDEAPKSSVQRILEVDSAYDSCSSSKSNIEHVLSSMKTEMDETGECSSSSATVKEDMQEDLSEKDFCISILRSHGLIGGVWESRTCASAENIETGNGDLCFRSCKICGRSEATTNLLICDHCEESFHMSCCNPRIKKIPTDEWFCHSCLKKRYKNLKKTVKGKAPHIASVMSGAKNLSSKGESNAITLMLRDTEPYTTGVRIGKGFQAEVPDWSGPINSNVDYIGEPLEMDPMESISLHDQNSNSPSKHSPISNWLQCREVLDGIGDGVNGTICGKWRRAPLFETQTDKWECFCSILWDPSHADCAVPQELETDQVLKQLKYIEMLRPRLTASRKK is encoded by the exons ATGTGTCCAAAATGCGACAATCAATCTCATGGTGACTGCAGAAAAGTTGAATCAATTACAGAGGATAAAGGCATTGCAGATTTTTCATGCTCTTTGGATTTTCGAAGTTCTTTTCAGCTATCAACTGTGAGTACAATGTCGGAAGGCTCTCTACATAATCTTGTGTATAAGCGCAGGAATTCGCGAGGGAACTCAGCTGCCATTCTTTCGGAACAGGTCCCAGACATCACAAGGAGAAGTGGTGATTGCTTTTCTGTTATTAGTTCTGATGCCCCTTTGGTTGCAACTGAGGATCAAAATCTTGGTCCTCAGTTTGAGCATAAAATTCAAGTCATTCAACCTCCTGTGCTGTCTCCTCTTTTATGCAATAGCATGCCCCATATTTCAAATTCAGAATTTGTTTCTGGATATTCGGTTGGTGAAGCAGTTGTTGACGAAGCACCTAAAAGTAGTGTGCAAAGAATTTTAGAGGTAGACAGTGCTTATGATAGTTGCTCATCATCAAAGTCAAATATCGAACATGTTTTATCTTCCATGAAGACTGAAATGGATGAAACTGGTGAGTGCTCCTCTTCTAGTGCTACCGTTAAGGAGGACATGCAAGAAGATCTGTCGGAAAAGGATTTCTGCATCTCTATTCTTAGAAGCCACGGGCTTATAGGAGGAGTTTGGGAAAGCAGGACTTGTGCTTCTGCTGAAAATATTGAAACTGGTAATGGTGACTTATGCTTCCGGTCATGCAAAATTTGTGGTCGTTCAGAAGCCACAACAAACTTGCTTATCTGTGATCATTGTGAAGAATCTTTTCACATGTCTTGCTGCAACCCCCGTATAAAGAAAATACCTACGGATGAATGGTTTTGTCATTCTTGCTTAAAAAAGaggtataaaaatttaaagaagacAGTAAAGGGAAAAGCACCACATATTGCCAGTGTGATGAGCGGTGCTAAAAATCTGTCATCTAAAGGTGAATCAAATGCTATAACGTTAATGCTGAGAGACACTGAGCCGTATACAACTGGTGTGCGAATTGGTAAAGGTTTTCAAGCAGAAGTTCCTGACTGGTCAGGTCCAATAAATAG TAATGTTGACTACATTGGTGAACCTTTGGAAATGGATCCTATGGAGAGTATTAGTTTGCAT GATCAGAATTCAAACAGTCCTTCTAAGCACAGCCCTATAAGCAATTGGCTTCAATGTCGTGAGGTTTTGGATGGTATTGGAGATGGTGTAAATGGAACGATCTGTGGAAAATGGCGCAG GGCTCCTCTTTTTGAAACCCAAACTGATAAGTGGGAGTGCTTCTGCTCCATCCTCTGGGACCCATCACATGCCGATTGTGCTGTGCCTCAG GAATTGGAAACGGATCAGGTGTTAAAGCAACTGAAGTATATTGAGATG CTGAGGCCACGCCTGACTGCTAGCCGGAAAAAGTGA